The Osmerus eperlanus chromosome 20, fOsmEpe2.1, whole genome shotgun sequence DNA segment GTTGAGGTATTCAACGGTGCGGCAGACACAGGTGCATTCTGGGCCGAGGTAGCAAGGTTGGACTTGGAGAGGGACGGCAGGGTGCCGCTCAtcatcactcctcctcctccactgtctGCGCCACCATCTTTTGGGAAGTAGTTGTGCAACTGGTAGAGCGTGGCCCGATCCACCGTCCCGTACAGAGGgggacctcctcctcccagactccccAGCTTGGAGTCCCTGGTCAGCGTGTACATGGAgatatccccccctcctccaccgctGGTGTGGTGGGGGTTGGGCAGGGTGGCCACGGAGAACGGCGGGGCAGAGGGCGGCAGGGTGAAGCTCTTGGCGCCCCCTACTGGTGAGGCGTCGCGCGAGTGGGGTGGGTCGGTGGAGTGCGAACTGGAGCGAGAACGCCGGCGGAAACGGTAGCTGGGGAGGCGGAGCATGGCGTGAGTGGTGGTCTTGAAGAGGTCGGTGCGGGATCGGCAGCGCAGCTCCTTGTTCTTCTCGATGTAGATGTTCACGGCGAGAACGCCCACCATCTCAGCCAGGATGAAGGACAAGCCGCCAAAGTAGAAAGACCAGCCGTAAGAGTAGTGCCACTTCTTATCCTCGTCCTTCTTAGGAGAGATGTCGCTTAGAGCGGCCGAGATGTACACAATCACACCGATTATGTTACTTAGacctggagggggcagggagggagggtaaggtAAGGTAATTAAAAaggcagagataaagagacaacAGTGAGTGAGATGGTGATTCAATCAAAAGATGAAGAATAAAGGAATAAGAATGAGTTCAAGAGCTTGAGGGAGGTAGAGCTTTGGCTGTAGCTTACATATAAAAGGGGAACAGGcatgagagaagaaaaaagaaagcacaCTATCCGGAAGGAGACCAGACTAGTACCTGCTGCCACGAACAGGATTCCCCCTCCCAAAATGATGTTCCTCTTGCTTTTATAGAAGCTGCTGGAAGCAACACACACCCCGCCCAGCAGGAGCAGGATGGCGCTCAGGATGGGGAAGATGCTCGAGGCCCGAACTACGCCTGAACAGAAAAAAGAAGAAGTTAAATACAACTGAGTTGCAGGTAGACACGTTAAAtgacctctctcactcttctatGAAAGGGACCGTGCTTTGATACTCAATAAAACATCTCAAGATGCTCTGCAGTTCTTTCCCGGAAATTAAAACTAAAATTCCAGAGATTCCTGAAATATGTAAAAGTGACCCTCATTAGACTGACTACTAGTACAGTAGTCCCATTTAGAAAACTGTGGCATTTTATATAGCAGTTATCCATGGCCACCCTTGATACATATCTGCCTATGACCTTGTCTATATGAATATATCCTgtacaatttgaaatgtaatcaTGATGCATGAAATCTCATACTGAGTATACAGACAGATACTGTATCAAAGGGATTCTCTTACATGGCCAGGATGTGGTATAAATGGCCTGAAGCAGAACTACTCAGCAGGAACATCTAATCTGAACAAGTCTGAAGTGGATGGCACATAGCACATTGCATAAATGCATTGTCAACTCTTAGCTCTCATAAATCATCTCAGCCCTCTCATGGGCAAGACATGACAAGAGGCGCTTGATCACAACCATCGCAAGTACAACTGGTTCCTCTCTCTGTTAAAATGGTGTCTAAGACATTTTCAAACCCCATGCCAAGATGcagtcatgttttttttctgaggGTTTGTTTCCACAGCTCTGTTGAAAGGAGCACGGCGCGGCCGCCCCCAGACTCCTCACCCAGCATGCACCTGGCCCCCTTCAATGTTCCTCTTCAGCATTCGCACTTCAATCCAAAATCAGTGGTGTTGACAATCGcccacctcccctcatccctccatctctccacccccctcttttctgtgtctctgtccctccatctcatTCCCATTCCTCTCCTAGTCTGTCCTAAACTCtgtgattttttatttttgttctaCGTAATGTTTATTTTACCAGCAGAGTATACTCATTTTTTTGCTCATCTCTCTTTTTTATATCTCCCTTTATTCCCCtctatctccatccctctctccttccatccctctccatccctctctctcatcatctctctcccccctccctcaatccttctcaccctccatccctctctcccatccacccttccacccccctctccctccatccctcttttcttTACTCACGCAGCAGGTACTCAGCAGCATCCTGGTCGTAGTCTGCATCATCAGGGAAATGATTGATCTGAGAACACACTCCGCTTTTCAgccctgagagacagagagagagagaaaaggagggacagaaggatggagacagaagagggggggagacagagagaagggtggatgggaggatggagaaCGAGAGCCACGATttagtttggggggggggtatcacagagagagagagcccaatTCAGTGTAGTTTGTTTGAACAGTTGTATCATACTGCCACCATGTCATTACAGTAGAACCTGCTGTTGAGGAAAAAGCCATTTTCTGTCTCGGGACAAAAGCAGCATCAACACAGTAATAATCATGTTCAGTGGCCCACCATAATAATGGGTTTTCCTGCTGAGCCAGCACCTGTCTAAAACACTGCATTATATAAAATGGcggtacgtctgtgtgtgagtgcgtttgcgtgcatgtatgagtgtgtaatgTCCCTTGTTGAAGCTGTCTGCCTCTTTTTCAGGTGGGCAAATGGAAAAGCAGTGCGGACtgactcatctctctcctccctgtcctccttgaCATTACCCGAGGTGTGCTACTGAACGCTACCTGGCAGTTTCATGGCTCGGCAGCTGTGGAAAGCAGCGTTGTCCGCTCTGATGCGTCTCCATGTGTGATTATGTGTGCGCGTGAGTCTGAGGACTTCATGCTCCCGTAGCTCATCAAGCGTCGTCCCAATACTCCCCGCGGGATgacgcatgcacatacacatgtaGGTActcacataagcacacacaaagatacacacacacacacactccccccatcCCCGGTGTCCGGTCTGACGAACCTTCCAGGCAGCAGATCCTCCAGAGGCCCGAGTGTGTGAGCGCGCCGGGGTCTTTCTTGTCCTTGTTGTTGGGGTCTTCCTGAGACGAGTTGGCCGTGCTGTTGCAGATGAAGGCCCGGGCGTAGAGCCAGTAGTCGGTGCCGATGGCCACGGTCATCAGGGCGAAGGCCGCGAAGGCCCCCATGGTGGTGAGCAGAACCTGGATGCCCCGCTCGCACCACACcatggctgggagggaggggagtaggcgaggggaggaggaagtacCAAACaagtgagggtgggggttggggtggggggggtggcgaGCTGTCACTGCATGACAGAGGCCGGATGCTGAAGTTTGGAAAATATGAAAAGCTGGCATCCGGAGTGAATGAAAACTGCTAGGTCTACTGGTTGTTTCCAAGGCAACAGCAGTACCAGGATGCTCTGTTCCTGAGGCGTTGCTATGCTGACCTAGTCTTGACCTGGGTCTCTAAACCTGGAGAGAAGTCACACCCCACATAGGGAAGGACTCCTACTGTAGAAGATATCCTTAGTGTTTACAACCAAGAACAGGTACAGCACCAGAGTCCAAAGTACAGTATGTCTTGTGGAATCACAAGCTTAGCTACCACAACTGAATCGACAACCATTGTTTTCAACGCTCAGAGGCACACCCGTTCAAGCATGCctatgtttaagtgtgtgtgtatggttagtTACTTTTTGTTGTAttattgtatgtgtgcatacatgcttgtgcgtgtgtatgtgagtgtgtgtatgtgtgcattagTGTGTGGCGTTCATTACCTGGGGGCATGTGTCTGCCTTTCGCCTCCATGCCTTTTGTCTGTAGCTAGGTGTTCCTCGTCAGTGGAGAAAGTGGTGGGGTCCCCTCTCTCCAAGCTGCATCCATCGACTggctctctccctatctctctccctatctctctccttcctccctcacttctCTTCACCCTTAATTCGTatgccttctctttctcttcacccTTGTTCTCTCTGCTAGGTCCCTGGGTGAGTGAGGTTCCGCTAGCTGTCGTCCTTCTCAGAGGATAACCATAGCagtcctggaggagaagagagagagagagagagagagagagagagagagatgagagagagagagagagagagagagagagagagagagagagagagagagagagacagagacagagacagagagagagagagggagagagagagagaaaagagtagggagagagacaattagagagagagagacagagagagagagagagagagagagagagagagagagagagagagagagagagagagagagagagagagagagagagagagagagagagagagagagagagagagagagagagagagagagagaatgattgaAGGGGGatgaagacagagacagagtcaaGTGGTTATGTAGGATCTTACCTTAAAAACCTGACAACCAAAAGAATATTAATCAACTATTCAGCCCAACAGATTCTTCATGACAGGTCCAAAGAAAAGAAATCAGAATGCTGGTTCTACATTTcccaaagagggagagaatgaaagagagatggagcaacagagagaaagagagagaaagagagagagataaagcaaTAGAGaacgggaggagagagagagcgagagagcgtgtTCTATTCCATTGCCATGGCAACAGTGAATTCCAAAGTCTAGGACTGAACCGGGTGAGTGAGAAGAgtgtgtggtgaggggggggggggggggtggaggtgggaaaGAAACAGCTGAGGGGATTTTCATGAGATTAAACAGCATTTAAATATTGATGCTTTGGACCCCCACCATTACTGTGTAAAGACATACTActacatatatatattagtTGTGGATGATTCAAAACCTTACACAGCACAGTAAAGGTGCACTGCTATTTAATTCTAGGTGACGATGagaatggtggtggtggtggtgatgatgatgatccaagTCCATATAAATCTAGACCAGGTCTCCAGGAATCATCATGAAATCACTGTCAAGTTTTCCCAGCTGCACACAGCCATGCATCAGACTAGCTCGACTCACTCAGCTCAGTGAAACAGTAGAGGAATAATGCAGACCTTATTGTAGTGTGACCATGAACACATGAAGGATCAAACAGACATATCCTAGTTCCTAGAGAGAGAAACGTGCATGTGTGATACTGATGCATGAATATTATAGAACATTTTGAACACTTCTCTAGGTACAGCCCCAGGGTGTGTACACGGTCTTCTAATGGGGCACCTCTGGGAGGTATACACTATGGATCAACCTCGACGATAGACACAGTTCTGAGCGTCTTTATGCGCTGGCAACATGTCATGGGAAGAAAGACTGTCATACTGTGAATGGGGGATTCATATGAATCTTAAACTATGCTTTATAAGACACCCCAAAACACCCCTATTTCGCAGCACGACAATCATCATACCTGTATGATGATTGCGAAATAGGATTATACAAATGTGAAAGGGGTACTGATTTGACCTGAAGATGCACTAAAGAGATTGTGATGGTTCGCGTCCGTATGTCACTCAGAAAGCTATAGTTAATTGTAAAATAGGCCTACTGCTCTATTCGGTATTTTTTTTGCAGACAGTAATGACATATAACACTATAGAAATCGACGTAATTTTAGTCAAATAAATCAATAATTGACCAACAGAATACTAATTGTAGCGTAGGCTATCTAGTTCTGGAAACAATAATTAGTAATTGGAGAAGACCGCTGCCAGATCCAATCGGATTAGCCTAATCGCAGTATCGGAAGGTTGTTAATGAATCAAAACCTTACCGTGAATATGTGAACTTCTGCAGCTGTGTTTGTGGATGGACACCGCAAGGCAAGAGACGGAACTGTGAGAACATCAGATAATTGCAAGAATGAACGTCGACCGACGCTGTCAGTgagcggaggaggggagaagaggtccTGAACCTCGTAAGAAAAATGCAGTTTTTCTGTTATTCTTTAGATAATTGGACCGCATTTAGATAAATTATTCAATCGAACGAACTGACCGTGATGGATAACACTCAAATAATTCTTCAGCATTAAGGTCCCAATTGTTAATCCGTCAGGTGGTTTTGCCAGTTAATGTTCCTAATTTTATGGGTTGTATCTGGTCAGACGCTGTGTAGTAAACCTTAACGTTCATATGAAACGATATGTAGTGAGACGGATAGATAGATAGTTTTGTCCTTTACAGCTTTGTTGTGGTATGACTCACAGGAGAGGAATATTGATTGCACGATTGCCTGTTGAATTTTGCATTACCTCTGTTGGTAATccaagatgacacacacacatacagtggcCCTGTCCGCCCTCCCTGCACTCACAGCGTCTTACACAGGCACAgatgcgcgcacgcacacacacacacacacacacacacacacacacacacacacacacacacacacacacacacacacacacactcacatacgtaCAGCTTGAAAAGTAACAGAATGTCCTAGGTTTGGTTTTCTTTACAAACATTCTTCAGTTTACTTGACTGttatcaggagtgtgtgtgtttgtgtgtgtagcacaTACTACAAACAAAAAGCACACTTGCACCTATTTCACCTCTATTTATTTAATAGCTGTAGACTATGACATGGAAGTCAGCCACCCCACAAACAGATTCCCACACAGTGATATTCACATCTCCACAAACACTATCTCTCGGGTGTTAACAATCAATCTCTACCAGTGCAACAAAATTAAtacattaatttaaaaaaaaaacattaaaacatgACATGATCATTATTATTCCATTGTAGCAGCACTGATATTACAATTTACAATAATACTAGTtaaacaataataacaatataacaTTAATAATAGCAATTGTTCTCAGTTACTGCTGTTAGGCACAGTTCCCTTAAATACGCTCCAAGAACAAACGGTTCTTAGCGAGAGACTTTACAGAACAAGAAAGAATGAGGGAAGACAGtggggaggagtgagagaagaggggaggagtgagatAAGAGGGGAGTGAGAAAAgatgggaggagtgagagaagaggggaggagtgagagaagaggggaggagtgagagaagaggggaggaagtgagagaagaggggaggaagtgagagaagaggggaggagtgagagaagaggggaggagtgagagaagaggggaggagtgagagaagaggggaggaagtgagagaacaggggaggaagtgagagaagaggggaggaagtagaagagacaggtagagcatgtctgcctgtgttcCTTTAATGAGGATGGAAGAGGGACAAAGCAAGACAAACGATCAATACTATTCAGGAGGAGGATCTGGGGTGAGCAGACCAGACGGAGCATGAACAAGTTGTAAAGGCAATTAAAAAAGAGGCAGATCAATATCGATGGATAATCTTAATACATATAGAGACAGGAtatatctcctctctcccttcctttctctctttctcggcgACATAAAATGTAATGGTCCTGAACTTCAGAAACAtttccagtccagccctggctaGAGAAAACAGCCAGGGCACAGAAAATACTCTCACAGGGACCTGAATTGACTTGTCTTTCACTGAGCAAACTAATGTTTAATTAAAAACTACCTTTTATTTCCAatattccctccttctctgtctatgtctctcatcACCCCGCTCACCAAATCATATAGGCTTATCAAATAGGCTTGT contains these protein-coding regions:
- the cacng8a gene encoding calcium channel, voltage-dependent, gamma subunit 8a — its product is MEAKGRHMPPAMVWCERGIQVLLTTMGAFAAFALMTVAIGTDYWLYARAFICNSTANSSQEDPNNKDKKDPGALTHSGLWRICCLEGLKSGVCSQINHFPDDADYDQDAAEYLLRVVRASSIFPILSAILLLLGGVCVASSSFYKSKRNIILGGGILFVAAGLSNIIGVIVYISAALSDISPKKDEDKKWHYSYGWSFYFGGLSFILAEMVGVLAVNIYIEKNKELRCRSRTDLFKTTTHAMLRLPSYRFRRRSRSSSHSTDPPHSRDASPVGGAKSFTLPPSAPPFSVATLPNPHHTSGGGGGDISMYTLTRDSKLGSLGGGGPPLYGTVDRATLYQLHNYFPKDGGADSGGGGVMMSGTLPSLSKSNLATSAQNAPVSAAPLNTSTSSGPAPSQPPTSTMERDRGMATLDRLTAKRDRDSNSDTLNRRTTPV